AGTAGAGGTCTGCTTGACCTTCTTTTGGTGAACCCGTTAGTTCTCTAGCGTTGATCTATTTGATATTGACTTCCATGTTAGTTACTATCTCTGTCCTTTAATCTATACATAGTAAGATCTCCTTTTATTAGCGTATCAAtataattatcataatttataagagtatttttaaatgaaaaataagataaaatattttttaaaacaaataatgTGTTTTTTTTATGATAACTGCAATAAAgcgcatctttttttttttaacttttatgcAATGGAGCCAGACAAGATGCCAATTAACTGACGTCAATCACAGCTTTGCTTATCTGAATATGGAATGGATGTTTATCTATCCGATAACAAATGCGCTCCTCCAGAACAAAGCTTGTCTCTCTTTAGATATTTACAATCGTTCTAAGTCGAAAGATTCGTGGGTAGAAATCTGAGGCGTTGGTTAATGGAAGGAAGGATCCAAACATAGTTTTCGTTCCTAGCCTTTTGGCTGCTAGCCAACAGAATTAATTTATACGAATAAAACATGGCTAGTCAAAATCTGACAGCGGTGGTAAAATATGAAATCTGTTATTATGAAGAGAAATTAGGAAATTGTAGttagaaaaagatttttttttttcgacTCTGCCGTAGTCAAAAAGAATtttctatataaaaaaaaaataaattcttgggacggaggaagagaaaagaaatgggaAAGAAGGGGAGAGAAAAAAATCCATAAGGAGAAAGAGGAATAAAAAGGAGGAAAGTAAAAAATCAGCGTGCTCGCGTTGGAGGAGGCCGCCCTCGCGGTGTCGCGCGAGGCTGTTGCTCGGTGCCCTCACGCGGGAGGGGGGCGGCCGCTCGGTGCCGCCCGCGCGAGCCGGACAAGAGCAGCCCCTTGAGTTCCTTCTAGATGGATCTATAGAGGTCCCGGCGAGGAGGTATTCGATGGCATCGGGGTTGTTGAAGCCGTCATAGATGTCGACGAACACCCACCTGTGCTGCTTGACACGATCACTTGTGTTCGATCCTCACCGGCCTTCCCTTACGCCCAGTGCGCGTGGGCATTCGCGCCGTTGTAGGAGTCAGATTTTTCACCAATGGAGTCGAAGTGAATGTGCTTGTTGTCATTGTTGTGGATGGCGGTCGAATTGCTGTTGGATTCGGTGGAGTCTGAATAGACAGCTCCTTTGACGGCAATCATGGTTCGACGTGGTTCCTCAGAGGCACTGGAGCTGGGATTGGCTTCCGGCGTTTTGTGCGATACAAATGAGTGTCAGATGGCCGGTCTACGCTGGGCTCGATCGAACCGAGGTGGTGCAATTGGTGGGCCGAATCTGGATCGTACGTTAGGGAACACTTTAAGAAATGAGACGTTTTCGTGATCACGACTCACAGATAATAAAGAGAATAACTTCTCtcctaaattttatattttaatttcgcgtgacaaaaaaatattataattaattattattattattttaaatcagACCTTTTCCTTACGGGAGAAGGAAAATAGAGGCGAGAAAAGAAGCCCGTTAAAGTTCTTTATTTtcgtatttttttataaaaaaatatgaaaactcAAAACAGATATTTATTAGAAAACTAGTAAATACAATTAATTAAAGCATGATCTTTCTGTTAGATTCCGGCCCCTCGCAGAATAGGAAAAGATATGCCACGTGGACAGCTTTTCCTGTTTCCTCGAGGAAAATATCTCAATTTCCCCAAACTGACGACCGAAGCAAGAGGTGGCCGGTGAAAAAGGCCGCTTCTCTCCCCCTTCGTCTCTATAAGAATCCACCGCCATGACCGCTAATTACTTTATCCTCAAACAATTCACTTGCTAATTAATCGATGGCCAAGATCGCGCTGGGAAGCAGGAAGGAGGTGGAGGACCCGGAGTTTCCCCGCTCCGTCTTTACCGAGCTCCTCCTCACCTTCCTCTTCGTCTTTACCGGCGTCGGCGCCGCCATGTCTGCCGGTAACTTCATCTTTCTGGTCGTTCAATATAAGCCTTGATTTGGCCCTAATTAATTTGGATGGAGGTGGTCAGAGGACATGTCCGGAGGACAGGGGTCCATCATGGGGCTGACGGCGGCGGCGGCCACCAACGCGATGCTGGTGGCGGTCATGGTGGCAGTCGGCATGGACTACTCCGCCGGACACCTGAACCCAGCGGTCACGATCGGATTCGCGGCCGGTGGCTACGTCACCGTCTTACGGTGCATCCTCTACGTCGTGGCTCAGCTGCTCGGCTCCGCCGCCGCCTGCTTCCTCCTCAAGTACATCGCCGGAGcacatgtaaaaaaaaaatcgattttgATTGCAATCCgactaaaaaaatcaattttttatgCGACCCCACGAAAATTGAGAGATTTGACGCGTCGCAGGACTTGCCGGTGCATGCTTTGGGATCAGGGATACGCCCGCTCCAGGGCCTGCTCATGGAGCTCGTGCTCACCTTCTCCATGGTCATCTCGGTCTACGCCATCGTGATGGAGCCCAAGACGGGAGTCGTCTCCAGCAACGCGCCTCTGCTCGTCGGGCTCATCGTGGGGGCCAACACCTTGGCAGGCGGCTACTTCTCCGGCGCCTCCATGAACCCAGCCAGGTCCTTCGGCCCGGCTCTGGCCAGCTGGAATTGGTCCGATCACTGGATTTATTGGGCCGGACCGCTTGTCGGAAGCGCGCTCGCCGGCTTCCTCTACGACCGCCTCTACATCACGCGGAGTCGCAACGACACCGCGCTCCTCCTCCCGGCCGACGAAGAAAGAAGCCTTCTGTTTTAGAATTTAGCGGCTCTAATGCAGCTACAAAGGCGAAATCGTCAAGTTGACGGGTTAAAGAATTTAGCAGCTTTGAGTAGATTAGAAATCAGGCTGtaaatgtaaatataaatataaatataaatataaatataaatattggcTTGCAATTTATTTTAGTTATTTCATGTAATTTTGAGAAATGGAATTTGCACAATAATGCCTATAGTGTTTCGAAAAGTTACACAGTCTGCTTCTTTTCCTATTTTAAtcataaataaatgaataaataaatgcaCAACATTTCATGGGTGAAAATTACAGTAATTTGATAGGATCAAATGGAAAACATATTTAAAGTTCATATCTCAAATAATCTACGGGTCAAATCGACAGTTTCCCTTGAGGGAAGGATAACTTAAGTGGTAAGAAAAGCCAATGCGAAAAGATACCTCTTATGGCTAATATGATACCttatttcttatatataaattGATGTGTAAAATTTTGTGCAAGCAATCGACCATCCTCAGTGGTTTGGCGGCTGCCTAACTTTGCATCTTCTGAAATTAGCCAATTAAATGTCACGTCATAAAATTTCACATCAATATAAAGTTTTATGAAGTttatgaatttaatttataaaaaatacagTTTGTATAAAGtgtctaattaaaaaaaaaagtaagaaaacaaaaatagtttagaatgAAAATTATGGCACGGAATCTCGCAACCGGCCAAAGAAACAAAGGCACGACCGGCCagagtaatttttaaaacaactttATATCGAacctaaaatatttaaattatgtaTCATAATTCTAAAATTATTAGGTTGTATATTTAATTTGactgaaaaaaaatttaataagatAATTTTCTAAATCAAATCAATTTCTTTCATTTGttatatcaaattaatatttaataatttttttaactaaataaaaataaatggacGATCTTTTGGTCAATCAATGAGATTTTGACTAAAATCGACTTATGCATTTTTTAAATACATATATAGAAATTAATTTGATTGGAAAAAAATTAAtgactgatttattttttttagtcgAATTGGTTTGAATTGATTTAAAAATGATGATAAAGtagaaaatgaatataatttgataattttaaaacaatGGTACAGGATTTAGGTATTTTAGAAATTTGGTtcaataaaaaaaactattttaaaaacagGAATGTACAGCTCACGcataatttttgagaaaattttaaattacgcATGAATTTTCAACGTTACGTAGTATTGATTTAGATGACCTTTTGTTTGACCCCTTTCATCGATATTAATTTTCAGACGTCTGTTTTTAATATATCCAAGCCACATTTAAAatgcttaaatttaaaaataattctaataatTCAGATGCATACCAtctcaacatctatcttctctcaTATAAAGTAttaagaaataattattattaataaatctttacttattttctaattattagaaaataattattattaaaaaatatttttttcttgtattttatatgtttttctattttatatattttcctaTTGTTCacttataataatatttatatactACATATCATCATTAATAAAGTACATAAATTCTATCGTAAAATGATATCAGAACGCTAAGCTTAAaagtaatcttttttttttcttccacaaTAACCACCACTAGCCTTTTACAATGACTATCATCGACGACATCACTCGCCGgctatctctcacaaatactcctgatTCACCTTCCGCCCTTGTGGTTCTCAACGTCAATGCTCAGGCACCGTTGAAACTCACCACCTCTAATTACTCTGCCTTGTGCTTGCAGTTCACGTCTCTTCTATTCGGATATAACTTACTGGATTTTGTTGATGATTCACGTCCCTGCCTCCCTATGCAGATAACGCCTACAGACACTATGCTCTCTCAGGCGAATCCTGATCATATTCTCTGACTCCATcaggatcaacttctcctcaacgCTATTATAGGTTCGATGTCTCACACTCTTGTGCAGTGTATTTCTTTATCAACTTCATCTAGAGACACATGATAGACGCTGGAGAAAACCTACGCTGCTCCCTCACGTGGCAGGATTATGACTCATCGTCAAATCTTGCTAGCCCTCAATAGGATAACAGATCTATCATTGATTATATGCAGGACATTGAAAGAAATATTAACGCTCTTGCGCTTATAAATGTCAAAGTTGACTTTGATGAGCTCTCCATTCAAGTCCTGAATGGCCTTAGCCAAGATTACTATAATATCTCACATGCTCTGCAAGTTTATGACGTCCCTATTACCTTTGATAAGTTATTCGAGCAGCTCCTCAGCTATGAAGCCGGTTAAAAGTCTCAATACCATCTTCATCTTTGACGCCAATGACTGCTCTTGTGGTTACAGCAGGGAATTCTCATAATCAGTATTCAAACTATCATGGTGGTCGCCAGCAGATTCCATCGATGTCCCATCAGTCACGCCTGTCTACTCCTAGGCTGTCTGTGTGTCCTCCTGCACATTTAGCTGTGTCCAGTCCCAATTGATATCTTGGGCGCTGTCAGATCTGTGGTGTCCAAGGTCACTCTGCTAGCTAGTGTGGTCATATGACAACCACGATGCTTGCTCTGCTTCTACCGGCTTCTCCGTATGCTCCACATCTAGCGTATAGTGCACTATTTGCACACACTGCTATTCATTTTACACCTCCGTCCGATTCTCGAGAATGGTGGTTGACTCTGGCACCTCTCATCATGTCACCACTGATCTCACTACTCTCTCGTTGCATGAGCCTTACTCTGGTAATGATAGTGTCGTCATTGGTGATGATTCTGGACTATCCATTATATACATTGGTTCTTTATCTTTCTCCACTCCATCTTTCCCTTTAGTTTTCTTCGTTGGGACCTTTGGCGGGCGGCTAGAGGGGACTGAATAACCCTACAAAATTAAAACACACCTTCCTCAaactttatagctttatacttaacacttgcataaataaattaaaagactaaaaagaagaggcacaaagggtttacttggttacaaccggggaggttgttaatccaagaaagatgaaagcGCACTAAACTCTCTTTCAGACAGAAAAGCCTCTTTACAGTAATTAAAGCACTCAGTTACAGAACAAGActaaaaagaaatgaattacaagtgttTTTTTCAATGTCATTCTGAACCTTTAGGACTAGAACTATATTTATAACCCTAgtcggggcgcctgaaagggttctagattcctgggaggggataaacttttatccctttcAGCTAGAACATGGTCTTGGTCTCCGGGAATCAAACCCACATTGGACCTGATTTGAATCAAACCAAGCCCAAAGGATCTGAATCAGCACTACCACGGGCTTAGTCGGACTCAAATTAGGTCCAATGTGAGCTTGATTTCTGGGAGACTAGGACCACATTCTACTTGAAAGTTAACATAATATTGTAGCACCACCGAAGAGGCTGAAATAAGCAATGAAGAATATCATTAGACTCCTTGCAGCCGTAGAAATCCACCGGACTTAAAATGGGTTAAATCAGACCTATCTAAGTCCATTAATgaatttcggtcaaaatccattgattGACTTAGAGAGGTTTGATTGAACTCATTCCAAGTCCTATGGTAAAATTGTAAGTGTTGATGTAGTTAGCATTAATGgtcaaactcaagttttgataaatggtaaatgaattaaagttaggtGTTATATTTGTttaacatttttaccaagtgtgtaggaattgacgggtctagaggatttgacaccaggctgaaaccCAGTTAGGTCTGAGGACTTGATAACTGGCACGAATTCCAGATACGTCAAGGAGTGACCTGATATCTGACAGAAAGTCCAGCTGGGTCTGCGGGACCTAATAGCTGGCCAAACTCCAATTGGGTTTATAGACCTAAAACCTAGTGggtaaaaagataagtcaagtaaTTGCAAATGGTATGTAGCACCCGTAAATTTTCTCTCTGTTCAAAAAAGCAAAAAGAactaaaagaagagaaaaaaattaaaaaaaataaaaatatatttaaaaatggcCTTGGGTAAAGTTGTAAGTGTTGATGTAGTTAGCATTAATGgtcaaactcaagttttgataaatggtaaatgaattaaagttaggtgttatatttgtctaacctttttccaagtgtgtaggaattgaCGGGTCTAGAGGATTTGACACCAGGTTGAAACCCAGTTAGGTCTGAGGACTTGATAACTGGCACGAATTCCAGATATGTCAAGGAGTGACCTGATATCTGACAGAAAGTCCAGCTGGGTCTGCGGGACTTAATAGCTGGCCAAACTCCAATTGGGTTTATGGACCTAAAACCTAGTGGGTAAAAAGATAAGTTAAGTAATTGCAAATGGTATGTAGCACCCGTAAATTTTCTCTCTGTTCAAAAAggcaaaaagaactagaagaagagaaaaagaaataaaaatagatttaaaaatggTCTTGgtaggattgaacccaagacctcttatatGTGATTGGTTAGAGTTTCCATTAAGGTGGTgataaagcatcacatgagcaatataaaacaattcattatatgtggAATTTGTGTGaatagatgcttcaacttccacataGTATAAAAGGGAGttgaagagatgaaaacctagtttttatcttcttcttcttctctagccaaattctcttcttcctcttgctcaagttcggccAGAATTTAGGGTTTTATGTTTTTAAAGCCTTTCGAGGGAAGAACCTAGGAGGAGGATCTCTCCCAAGGAAGGAGTACGCTTAGAAGGGCTAACTAGGGAGAGTAAAGTGTACAAGAGGAGTCGTTCTCCCTAAACCCTAGCAGTGTAAGAGTAAGAAATAGCAAAAGaatgtaagtacctctcacctgcagtataagttgcttcgaagAAGTATTTTGTaatgtcttttatgcatgatttagaCGATTTATGTTGAGTTATGCTTTAGACATGTTAAGGAAGAAGCTTATCATATTATGTAAGAAGCCTTCTAAAgttttggggactaagagcatgtGTAGGGAGTATCGAATTACTTCCCATTTAGTTTCTAAGGAGCAGATTCAAAGACCctaaaagtgcttccctataagtgtgaggggataaagtgcacatcaagtgtttgttgaaatgacaagcaagtgcaaagtaaaagaaaatgatattagaagaaagtattttactttgaagtgaCATGTACTGGACCAAGGTCCttgggatgggctcctagattgcccctaggcataagttcgcctagtagtaccttaatagattcgagattagctacctcgggtcttattaaggatgcgcgcaaagtggtacattgtcgggcccaagaaagtTGACTATTATGTTCACTAGTATGTATTATAAAGTTTCAAAGTTCATTGGTTTGTTAAAGTGAAACCATCATTAAGTGGacaacttgagttataaagtgtagtgTTGATGAACTTTACTATATGCTAAGATTTTTGTTCTCGTTACATCACTAGCATGGTTTAAGTTGGTGTTtagcattttaaaattgtttaaaaaatacatatcatgtgcatatttacaaagcatatgttttagagtgaactattctcaagtgcatgtTTGTTGTTCTCTTTCCAAGCAGTTTTACAATAAAAACATATGTTTCTCTTAATGcgtagttttgtgagtagatgatacTTACTAAGTCTTTGCTTATAGTTtatatttccttatactgcagataaaggtaagggaaagctgGAATAAGAAGGGGCAGCAGAAGCAATGTTTGATGGTAGGGGTGACGGAATAGTGGGAAGCGATCCTGAAATTTGCTAGTATTTGACCATGTTAGATTTTGGTGCTGATGGACATATGTTCTTATCTCCGTTTAGTGTAAAAGTACTATTAAGAATGGTATACAATGAATTTACGGTTTAGTAGTAGTTGAAGTGTCAAATATTCTCCCTAAGGTTGTGGGATAAAATGATAAGTCAAGAAGGAGTACAAAGGGGGAGAACCACTCCTTTTTGGGTGCAGGGCGTAacccccacacggccgtgtggagtcacatgaccccaaccctctccctctcggccagggttgcacgaccgtgtgccaCACATGGCCATGCAAGGTTTAGTCTTTGGGAAaaagttgcacggtcgtgtgccacacacaGCCATGCAAGGTTTAGTCTCTGGAaaagttgcacggtcgtgtgccacacacggccatgcaaggcttagtctctggaaaGATTGaacggtcgtgtgccacacacgaccatgcacctCTCCTCCTCGGGCAAAATGACATGgctgtgtggatctacacggtcgtgcaccccttTGACTCAGccgaggtgacacgaccgtgtgagccacacgaccatgcccctCTTTGttacggccaaggtgacacggccgtgtggaagccacacggtcgtgccctgctcTAGCAGGGAgggccttacacggccgtgtgggacacACGACCATGCCCAAATGCTTAGTAAAACTACACGGTCGGTCATCACCACACAACCCAGATTCTCAAGCAGTTCTAAGCTTCATCTTAGCTCTATTTCGCTCCCGAACTACGACTTAatagtcgaaacaagttcagagcagatctctgaacccAACAGTGTACATACAATAATGTCCTTAGTAGTATGAAAGGAGTAACGTCCGTGGCTTGTGTCAGGGTATAGAAGTGCGGTCGTTACATGGTAAGTGAGATAAGTCATTcgaggagagtgatccagtgaggacgagtctcAATGGGACTATAGGTGTTGGTCCAGTTTAGATTCATTTTAGAAACCTAAACTAAAACCATGACTAGATTCTAGTTTTAggaagacagaatctaattaataatgtcattttattattgtactaaggtatattttattttatggatTAAATCTTTTTTACAAGATTAAGTGCAAAAatagccttggatgaacagtgtccgaggcgcttcGAAGCTTCAAGGAGGCACCTTAGAGCAGCGCTTGGAGGCACTCTGGACTCATTGGAGACACCCTCAAGGAGATAAAGTTTGTTCTACGGGGAGGCACCCTAGAGTGCATTAGAGGCGCATTGGAGGTGCATTAGAGGCGCTTTGGGGcgcgttggaggtgccctcatgcgGATAAGCTATGAACTTTGCACAAAAAAGCTATGGACGCTGTGCGGATCTGATAAACCTCAAAGGAGGCGCCTCGGAGCCATTGGAGATGCCTCCAATGAGCTTTAAAAGAAGGTCACGAACAACATTTCATACATAACTCATATACAAGTTTCAACAATCCTTATGGTATGCCCAATTGACGATGTTGCTGCCACGCTACTGCTCTGCTT
This genomic stretch from Zingiber officinale cultivar Zhangliang chromosome 7A, Zo_v1.1, whole genome shotgun sequence harbors:
- the LOC122001108 gene encoding aquaporin TIP4-4-like encodes the protein MAKIALGSRKEVEDPEFPRSVFTELLLTFLFVFTGVGAAMSAEDMSGGQGSIMGLTAAAATNAMLVAVMVAVGMDYSAGHLNPAVTIGFAAGGYVTVLRCILYVVAQLLGSAAACFLLKYIAGAHDLPVHALGSGIRPLQGLLMELVLTFSMVISVYAIVMEPKTGVVSSNAPLLVGLIVGANTLAGGYFSGASMNPARSFGPALASWNWSDHWIYWAGPLVGSALAGFLYDRLYITRSRNDTALLLPADEERSLLF